A DNA window from Citrobacter tructae contains the following coding sequences:
- a CDS encoding glutamate decarboxylase, with protein sequence MTILIEPVENDDVYASIELATFLPKTAFPLQESNPRNVYNAIHDELMLDGNSRQNLATFCQTWVDDEIRQLMDLSIDKNMIDKDEYPQTAEIERRCVTMLADLWHSPAAVDTLGCSTIGSSEAAMLGGLAMKWQWRKRRELAGKPTDKPNMICGPVQICWHKFARYFDVELREIPLEGDRLLMTPEEVIKRVDENTIGVVPTLGVTFTCQYEPVKAINDALEQLCQQTGLDIPIHVDAASGGFLAPFCAPELVWDFRLSRVKSINASGHKFGLAPLGVGWVVWREKEDLPQDLIFNVNYLGGNMPTFALNFSRPGGQIVAQYYNFLRLGYEGYRKIHQSCYTVAQYLAKEIAAIGPFEMVFDGDCHKGIPALAWTLKSNFQHGQYTLFDLADRLRSRGWQVPAYSMPSHREDLVVQRILVRHGMSMDLAELLIDDLKRTLDTLEKNPVTQPLTAEEAGGFNHS encoded by the coding sequence ATGACAATACTTATTGAGCCCGTTGAAAATGACGATGTCTATGCTTCTATAGAGTTGGCAACCTTCTTGCCTAAAACAGCGTTTCCGCTGCAGGAAAGCAATCCACGTAATGTTTACAATGCAATTCATGATGAGCTGATGCTGGACGGCAACTCCCGGCAAAATCTGGCTACTTTTTGCCAGACCTGGGTTGATGATGAGATTCGCCAGTTGATGGATCTCTCCATCGACAAAAATATGATTGATAAAGATGAGTACCCGCAGACTGCCGAAATTGAACGGCGTTGTGTGACCATGCTTGCCGACCTGTGGCATTCTCCTGCGGCTGTTGACACTCTGGGCTGTTCAACTATTGGTTCTTCAGAAGCCGCGATGCTCGGTGGTCTGGCGATGAAATGGCAATGGCGTAAGCGCCGTGAGCTGGCAGGAAAGCCCACCGATAAGCCGAATATGATTTGTGGCCCGGTTCAGATTTGCTGGCACAAATTCGCCCGCTATTTTGATGTTGAGCTACGTGAAATCCCGCTGGAAGGTGATCGTTTGTTAATGACGCCTGAAGAAGTCATCAAACGCGTGGATGAAAATACGATTGGCGTTGTGCCGACGCTGGGCGTGACCTTTACCTGTCAGTATGAACCTGTAAAAGCAATTAATGATGCGCTGGAACAGCTTTGCCAGCAGACCGGTCTCGATATCCCAATACATGTTGATGCCGCCAGCGGCGGTTTCCTGGCACCGTTTTGTGCGCCAGAGCTTGTCTGGGACTTCCGCCTGTCGCGAGTAAAATCGATTAATGCCTCCGGCCATAAATTTGGTCTTGCTCCACTGGGTGTGGGCTGGGTTGTATGGCGTGAAAAAGAGGATCTGCCGCAAGATCTTATTTTCAATGTTAACTATCTCGGCGGCAATATGCCGACCTTTGCACTGAATTTCTCGCGTCCTGGTGGACAGATAGTTGCGCAGTACTACAACTTCCTGCGTCTGGGCTATGAAGGCTATCGTAAAATTCATCAGTCCTGTTATACCGTGGCTCAGTATCTGGCGAAGGAAATTGCTGCAATTGGCCCGTTTGAAATGGTTTTTGATGGCGACTGCCATAAAGGGATCCCTGCGCTAGCATGGACACTGAAATCTAATTTCCAACATGGCCAATACACACTGTTCGACCTGGCTGACCGGCTGCGCAGCCGTGGCTGGCAGGTTCCGGCCTATTCCATGCCCAGCCATCGTGAAGATTTGGTTGTGCAGCGCATCCTTGTACGTCATGGCATGAGTATGGATCTGGCTGAATTGCTGATTGACGATCTCAAACGCACCCTTGATACGCTGGAAAAAAATCCCGTCACCCAGCCTTTAACCGCTGAGGAAGCCGGCGGCTTCAATCACAGTTAG
- the gadC gene encoding glutamate:gamma-aminobutyrate antiporter has protein sequence MSTKTTQVPARQLTLLGFFAITASMVMAVYEYPTFATSGFSLIFFLLMGGIFWFIPVGLCAAEMATVEGWEEGGVFAWVSNTLGDRWGFAAISFSFLQIAVGFIPMLYFVLGALSYILNWPEINTDPLLKTVVAVIILWGLALTQFKGTRYTARIAKIGFFLGILLPAVVLVVLALAWIYKGQPVAIEISTHSFFPDFSQIGTLVVFVAFVLSYMGVEASATHVNEMRNPSRDYPLAMILLVIAAIGLSSVGGLSVAAVIPHDEINLSAGVMQAFSTLIGFYGPGFEWAIRSVAALLMLGVLAEIASWIVGPSRGMLVTAQKGLLPTRFAKVNKNGVPVALVFSQLIITTIALIVLTNTGGGNNMSFLIALSLTVVIYLCSYLMLFLGYIQLVCKQQDKKRAFQIPGGKKVKLLIACSGLIVSVLAFAVSFIPPSSLPGTHADEMYAELLIVCFALVFVLPFIVYLFRNKNSKKQVPDLVLVKTDNAPPGHFFIHPKARSTHYPKW, from the coding sequence ATGTCCACAAAAACGACTCAGGTGCCCGCCAGGCAGCTTACGCTGCTTGGTTTTTTTGCCATCACCGCTTCGATGGTTATGGCTGTTTATGAATATCCTACTTTTGCGACTTCCGGTTTTAGCCTTATTTTTTTCCTGTTAATGGGGGGGATCTTTTGGTTTATTCCTGTTGGCTTGTGTGCCGCGGAAATGGCTACCGTTGAAGGCTGGGAGGAGGGCGGTGTCTTTGCATGGGTTTCTAATACTCTAGGGGATCGCTGGGGATTTGCAGCGATCTCTTTTAGCTTCCTGCAAATTGCAGTTGGCTTTATTCCGATGCTCTACTTTGTGCTGGGCGCACTCTCTTATATTCTTAACTGGCCGGAAATTAATACTGACCCGCTGCTTAAAACGGTTGTCGCCGTCATTATTTTATGGGGGCTGGCGCTAACCCAATTTAAAGGCACACGTTATACTGCGCGCATTGCTAAAATTGGTTTCTTTTTGGGTATTTTATTACCCGCCGTCGTACTGGTGGTACTGGCATTGGCCTGGATTTATAAAGGTCAACCTGTTGCGATTGAGATATCGACGCATTCCTTCTTTCCTGATTTTTCCCAGATCGGTACGTTGGTGGTGTTTGTTGCCTTTGTACTCAGCTATATGGGGGTAGAGGCGTCGGCAACCCACGTCAATGAAATGCGCAACCCTTCCCGGGATTATCCCCTGGCAATGATCCTGCTGGTTATTGCGGCTATTGGGCTTAGCTCGGTTGGCGGTCTGTCTGTTGCGGCGGTGATCCCTCATGATGAGATCAATCTTTCTGCCGGCGTCATGCAAGCATTCAGTACATTAATTGGTTTTTACGGGCCGGGTTTTGAGTGGGCGATTCGGAGCGTGGCTGCCTTACTGATGCTGGGTGTGTTGGCTGAAATTGCGTCGTGGATTGTGGGCCCGTCTCGGGGAATGCTGGTCACTGCGCAAAAAGGTCTGTTACCCACCCGGTTTGCCAAAGTGAATAAAAATGGTGTGCCGGTCGCGTTGGTTTTCTCCCAATTGATTATCACAACAATTGCGTTAATTGTGCTGACTAATACAGGAGGGGGTAACAATATGTCTTTCCTGATAGCACTTTCACTTACTGTGGTTATTTATCTGTGCAGTTATCTGATGCTGTTTCTCGGGTATATCCAACTGGTTTGCAAACAGCAGGATAAAAAGCGTGCTTTCCAGATCCCGGGTGGTAAAAAAGTGAAACTGCTTATCGCCTGTTCTGGTCTGATCGTCTCGGTGCTGGCATTTGCTGTTTCTTTTATTCCACCATCTTCTTTGCCGGGAACTCACGCGGACGAGATGTATGCAGAGTTGCTGATAGTCTGTTTTGCTCTCGTTTTTGTCCTTCCTTTTATTGTTTACCTGTTTCGTAATAAAAACAGCAAAAAACAAGTACCGGACTTGGTGTTGGTGAAAACAGATAATGCACCGCCAGGACATTTTTTCATTCATCCTAAAGCTCGTTCTACTCATTATCCGAAGTGGTAA
- a CDS encoding TIGR02594 family protein translates to MKIADIQARLNKIGIDAGPVDGFYGKKTIKAVKVFQKNNNLHIDGIPGPKTLSKMFPENSGVQPENVVPVDLVWLIEAIRLFGVTETPGVGSNVKILEWAEDLNLPYSGDEVPWCGLFIAHCINTTLPDEPLPSNPLKARNWLNFGVKTQPTLGAIMVFSREGAGGNKGHVGIYMGENTESYRIIGGNQSDKVCFANISKIRLLGSFWPSVLALPQHSIKPTVVGGTLSWNEL, encoded by the coding sequence ATGAAAATAGCCGACATTCAAGCACGCCTTAATAAAATTGGAATTGATGCTGGGCCGGTTGACGGATTCTATGGAAAAAAAACCATCAAGGCTGTTAAAGTTTTTCAGAAGAATAATAATTTGCACATAGATGGTATTCCCGGGCCAAAAACTTTATCAAAAATGTTTCCCGAAAATAGCGGTGTTCAACCAGAAAATGTTGTCCCAGTGGATCTTGTCTGGTTAATTGAAGCAATCCGCTTATTTGGTGTAACAGAAACGCCAGGGGTTGGTTCTAATGTTAAAATACTAGAATGGGCTGAAGACCTAAATCTTCCTTATAGTGGTGATGAAGTTCCATGGTGTGGTTTATTCATTGCTCATTGCATTAATACCACTTTACCAGATGAACCATTACCATCGAATCCACTGAAAGCAAGAAACTGGCTAAATTTTGGCGTCAAGACACAACCTACGCTAGGCGCTATCATGGTTTTTTCACGTGAAGGTGCTGGCGGAAACAAGGGGCATGTAGGTATATATATGGGAGAGAATACTGAGAGTTATCGTATCATTGGGGGGAACCAAAGCGATAAGGTGTGTTTTGCTAACATTTCTAAAATACGTTTACTTGGCAGCTTTTGGCCGTCTGTATTAGCATTACCTCAACACTCTATCAAACCAACAGTAGTTGGTGGGACGCTGTCATGGAATGAATTGTAG
- a CDS encoding type II toxin-antitoxin system CcdA family antitoxin has protein sequence MEALNCFHDEYGHFSDDYRTF, from the coding sequence CTGGAGGCGCTAAACTGCTTCCACGATGAGTACGGACATTTTAGTGATGACTACAGGACATTTTAA
- a CDS encoding SgrR family transcriptional regulator, whose product MNIFEAHFRRLHARYGAGQTHELQMQEIAAIFGCSVRNCRIALKKMHQEKWLDWQPQRGRGKRSRLHLLTSPEKLFSQNVNKLLEKQDYGNVLRFIGNDKYLLDRLNLWRFGVQDKSSETRVRIPYYRNLDPLNPLVPLRRTERHLLRQCLSGLTRYDAVQGKIVPDIAHYWTHNEDFTRWEFWLKSTTRFADGSELDACAVQHCLLAASQSPQFAPLFSSIKTITASAPWHLAIETHHPVRRLDCLLATQPTMLFDYQHGHIRCTGAFHLQEHSDNFMVLRRNQHWHQARPGLEEITIFTWAPQHISMSFIPLLRGEEAQDDRPLNERSLEQGCCFVLLDGDGAFADEAGRRFINYLLQPVELLSQTQLPDEYARILSVAQGMLPQWNHRPVDFGGITAPFNLRQPVIISTFQQPELVELAGAIHRLLERWHIRAEIRIDAFDSFNSQPRPPADIWLSNFMLDTLSVPAFLEWLASTALFTRLPEAQRQNLNTLLPTILNSDDEHAFATIAAFFHEMTHQRYVIPLLHHWMEFATEKSFTWRDLNTLGWPDFSQLWLE is encoded by the coding sequence ATGAATATCTTCGAGGCGCATTTTCGCAGGCTGCACGCCCGCTACGGCGCAGGTCAGACGCACGAATTACAGATGCAGGAGATCGCCGCCATCTTCGGCTGTTCGGTGCGTAATTGCCGTATTGCGCTGAAAAAGATGCATCAGGAAAAATGGCTCGACTGGCAGCCGCAGCGCGGACGCGGCAAGCGCTCACGGCTCCACCTGTTAACCTCGCCGGAAAAGCTGTTCAGCCAGAATGTCAATAAGCTGCTGGAGAAGCAGGATTACGGCAACGTGCTGCGGTTTATCGGCAACGACAAGTATCTGCTGGATCGCCTGAACCTGTGGCGCTTTGGGGTACAGGATAAAAGCAGCGAAACGCGGGTACGCATCCCCTACTATCGCAATCTGGATCCGCTTAACCCGCTCGTCCCCCTGCGACGGACCGAACGCCACCTCCTGCGCCAGTGCCTGAGCGGACTGACGCGCTATGACGCCGTTCAGGGCAAGATCGTCCCTGATATCGCCCACTACTGGACCCACAACGAGGACTTTACCCGCTGGGAGTTCTGGCTGAAATCCACCACCCGCTTTGCCGATGGCAGCGAACTGGATGCCTGCGCCGTTCAGCACTGCCTGCTCGCCGCCAGCCAGAGCCCGCAGTTCGCCCCGCTTTTCAGCTCAATAAAAACCATTACCGCTAGCGCGCCATGGCATCTGGCGATTGAAACGCATCATCCTGTCAGGCGGCTCGACTGCCTGCTCGCCACCCAGCCGACAATGCTGTTTGATTACCAGCACGGACACATCCGCTGTACCGGCGCTTTCCATCTTCAGGAGCACAGCGACAACTTTATGGTTCTGCGGCGCAATCAACACTGGCACCAGGCGCGGCCCGGACTGGAGGAGATCACCATTTTCACCTGGGCACCGCAGCATATCAGCATGAGCTTTATTCCCCTGCTACGGGGCGAGGAGGCACAGGATGACCGCCCGCTCAACGAGCGTAGTCTGGAGCAGGGCTGCTGCTTTGTGCTGCTCGACGGTGATGGGGCCTTTGCAGATGAGGCCGGAAGACGATTTATCAATTACCTGCTGCAACCTGTCGAACTCCTCAGCCAGACGCAGCTTCCCGACGAATACGCGCGCATCCTCTCCGTGGCTCAGGGCATGCTGCCGCAGTGGAACCACCGCCCGGTGGATTTCGGCGGGATCACCGCGCCGTTTAACCTGCGTCAGCCGGTTATCATCAGCACCTTTCAGCAGCCGGAACTGGTGGAGCTTGCCGGGGCGATTCACCGCCTACTTGAGCGCTGGCATATTCGCGCCGAAATACGGATCGACGCGTTTGATAGCTTTAACAGCCAGCCGCGCCCTCCTGCGGATATCTGGCTCAGTAACTTTATGCTTGATACCCTTTCGGTTCCGGCGTTTCTGGAATGGCTGGCTTCCACCGCGCTGTTTACGCGCTTGCCTGAAGCCCAGCGACAAAACCTGAACACCCTGCTGCCGACGATTCTGAACAGCGACGATGAGCATGCATTCGCCACCATTGCCGCCTTTTTCCATGAGATGACCCACCAGCGATATGTCATTCCTTTGCTGCATCACTGGATGGAATTTGCGACCGAGAAGTCATTTACCTGGCGGGATTTAAATACGCTGGGATGGCCGGATTTCAGCCAACTTTGGCTCGAATAA